The following DNA comes from Micromonospora chokoriensis.
ACTCTCCGGGCCGAACGGGATCATCGTGGTCGACCTGGCCAGCGGGGCGTCCTGGCGGCGGCTGCACGACCACCCGTCCACCAAGGCGGAGCCGCTGACGTCGTTCCGGCCGGTGGTCGAGGGCCGACCGTTCCTCGAACGGCCGGCGGACGGGCCACCGAAGCCGGTGGGGATGGGCTCCGACGGCATCGCGATCTCCGCCGACGGCGGCCGGCTCTACTACTGCCCGTTGACGTCCCGGCGCTGGTACAGCGTCTCCACCGAGGCGCTGGCCGACCCGGGCGTCACCCAGGAGGCGGCCGCCGCGACAGTTGTCGACGAGGGCGACAAGGGCACCGCCTCGGACGGGTTGGAGAGCGACGACGCCGGGCGGCTCTACCTGACCTCGTACGAGCACAACGCGGTGCTGCGCCGACTGCCGGACGGCGAGTACGAGACGCTGGTCCACGATCCGCGACTGCTCTGGCCGGACACCATGTCGGTCGCCACCGACGGGCACCTCTACGTCACGGCCAACCAGCTGCACCGGCAGCCGCAGTACCAGCGCGGTCAGGACCTGCGGCGCAAGCCGTACGCGCTGTTCCGTACCCGCATCGACGCCGGCCCGGTGCTGCTGCGCCGCTGACCTCAGGCGGCGGGCAGGGTGCGGTGCAGGAGGTCGAAGAGGGCGACCCAGTGCCGCTCGGTGGCCTTCTCGTCGTACATCGGGGTGTCGGCCATCGTGTAACCGTGGTGGGCGCCCTCGTACACCTCGGAGCGGTAGCGCACCCCGGCGGCGTCGAGCGCCTTCTCCAACGTGGCGATCTGCTCGGGTGTCATCGACTGGTCGGCATCAGCGTGCCCGAAGTACACCTCGCCGGTGATCGAGCCGACGCCCAGGTGCGGGCTGTCCGGCGCGTCGGTGACGATCCGCCCGCCGTGGAAGCTGGCGATCGCCGCGATGCGGTCCGGGTGCGCCTCGATGGCCCGCAACGCGTTCGTGCCGCCCATGCAGTAACCGGTGATCGCGACCGGGCCCGAGCGGACGTCGTCCCGGGCGGCCAGGAAGTCGAGGTAGGCGGCGGTGTCCCGGCTGACCACGTCGGGGGTCAGCGCGCCGATCAGCGGCATGATCTTCTCGAACAGGGCGCCCCGCTGATCCGGCTCACCGAGCCGGGACAGGTCGAACAGGGGTGCCCGGCCGGCCCGGTAGAAGAGGTGGGGAGTCAGCACCAGGTAGCCGCGCTCGGCGATCCGCTCGGCCATCTCCACCAGGCGGGGGCGCGGCCCGAAGGCGTCCATGAACAGCAACACCGCCGGGAACGGCCCGTCGCCGTCCGGTCGGGTCAGTGACGCGTCCGCGATCCCGTCGTCGGTCGGGATGTCCACCGTCGTCGTCTCCACCACGCCTCCTCGTACGCCGATCTTGGTCTGTCCAGAACGCTACTCGTCGTGTCGGCGTGCCCGTCGGGCAGCCGCGTGAACGCGACGTCAAGAAATGGCGGTGGCCCGTCGCAACGGCGTATCGGCGGGCGCTTCGCCGTCGTTCGGTGGTGACGATGGGTCCATGAGTCCTTGGCGGATGACACGCTGGGAACGCGGAGACCTGCCTCCCGGCACCGACGGCGACAGCGGTGAACCCGCGCCCAGCGCGGACGGACCGCGGCGGCGGCACGAGGCGCTGGTCAGCGTGCGGCTCGGCCGGTCCGCGCCCGGCAGCCACCTGGTGGAGTACCTGCGGCACGAACCGTGCGCTGTCGACGCGTGGTGGATCGCCGCCGACGTCGACGCCGTGATCCGCCTCGCCGCCGACAGCGTCACGGTGCTGCACCGCGCCGTGGCCGACCTGCGCCTGCGTGCCGGGGTGGAGGTGGCGGAGGCCAACTACATCCTGCGCGCGCTCGACCTGCACGCGCCGGCGGATGCGCGTACCCCGGAGTGGGCGGGGTCCGCCGCATGAGCCACGCAGTTGGCCAACCGCGACCTCGAACGATTCAGCCGATGACCGCCACCTCGGCGGCACGTGTGGAAAGGACACACCCGACCATGGACGAGGGCCCGACAATCTACGCCGTTCCGGTGCGTGACCTGCCGGGACGGATGGTGCGGACGGTACGGACCGGCCGTTCGCCGCAGGGGCAGCGGGTGGGCATCGCCTTCACCCGGCCCGAGCTGCTGGTCACCGCGATGGGCGCGGACCAGCAGTGGGAGGAGCTGTGCGAGTCGGCGCTGCGCGGCATGCTGTGCCCGCTCGGCATCGACGTGATCCAGGTCGACCCGTTGCTGGTGGCACCACCGCTGGACCCGACGACCGCCGCCCGCCCGACGACCGCCGCCGGCCCGATCAGTCAGGCGCGGACGAAGCGCACCGCGTCGGCGATGACGTGGCCGTCGGTGTCCTCGGTACGGATCAGCACGCTCCCCTCGGTGCCGGCCGTGAACGGGTAGGTGCCCAGCGGCACCCACTGGCCCCCGGACTGCCGCTGGTCGACCGTCCGGGTGGCCAGCCCGCCGGAGTACGCGATGTCGACCGGCACGTTGCTCGCCCGGTTCGGGTCGGCGGTCCAGCGCAGGTGCACCGTCCACGATCCGGAGGTGGGCAGCGTCGGGCGGAAGCGCAGTCGGTTGACGCCCTTGGCGGTGTTGCCGTCGTGCTCGTAGTCGGGGCCGTAGTAGCCGCCGATGCTGGTGCTGCGCAGCCACGTACCGGCCCGGGTGATCCCGCCGGCCGCCGCGTTGTCCAGGATCACCTCGCTGGACGAGCCCCATTCCAGCACCGCGCCGTCCTGCCGCAGCCGCGTCTGGAGGGTGGGCACGGAGACGGCCTGCACGGCGACGTTCCCGGCGAGCGCCAGCGACGCGGCCGTGGCGGCGGCCTGCCCGAGGATCATGAACACCGGTTCCATCCGGA
Coding sequences within:
- a CDS encoding L-dopachrome tautomerase-related protein → MSGPVGDEPVGELELVHTFTGPMPTGVSVSHSGRIFVNFPKWGDEVPATVVELRDGQEVPYPDQAWNDPSGDDDAGAFVSVQSIVVDPADRLWVLDTGSPMFRPTKPGGPKLVRVDLDTDTVGQVITFPADVALPTTYLNDVRFDLRRGEAGVAYITDSALSGPNGIIVVDLASGASWRRLHDHPSTKAEPLTSFRPVVEGRPFLERPADGPPKPVGMGSDGIAISADGGRLYYCPLTSRRWYSVSTEALADPGVTQEAAAATVVDEGDKGTASDGLESDDAGRLYLTSYEHNAVLRRLPDGEYETLVHDPRLLWPDTMSVATDGHLYVTANQLHRQPQYQRGQDLRRKPYALFRTRIDAGPVLLRR
- a CDS encoding dienelactone hydrolase family protein, coding for METTTVDIPTDDGIADASLTRPDGDGPFPAVLLFMDAFGPRPRLVEMAERIAERGYLVLTPHLFYRAGRAPLFDLSRLGEPDQRGALFEKIMPLIGALTPDVVSRDTAAYLDFLAARDDVRSGPVAITGYCMGGTNALRAIEAHPDRIAAIASFHGGRIVTDAPDSPHLGVGSITGEVYFGHADADQSMTPEQIATLEKALDAAGVRYRSEVYEGAHHGYTMADTPMYDEKATERHWVALFDLLHRTLPAA
- a CDS encoding SAV_915 family protein, with amino-acid sequence MTATSAARVERTHPTMDEGPTIYAVPVRDLPGRMVRTVRTGRSPQGQRVGIAFTRPELLVTAMGADQQWEELCESALRGMLCPLGIDVIQVDPLLVAPPLDPTTAARPTTAAGPISQARTKRTASAMTWPSVSSVRISTLPSVPAVNG